The Clavelina lepadiformis chromosome 3, kaClaLepa1.1, whole genome shotgun sequence region CATTCAACAGAAGCGCTAAATACGTTGCTTTTATTTAATCTTGGCAGCTCGCCTCAGTTTTGGCAATTATTATCGATCAGATTTTTACGGATGCAAGGGGACGAACACCTTTCCGGTGGTAATTGTTGGATCCCAAGGGAATTTGCATCCCCTGTCGTGTAATTAGGTCTGAATAAAAACAAGTGTTTGGGAGTGACAGACGTGTGGTAGTCTACAGTAGTAACATGTGGTCGTCCGGGAAATAAGGTTCAGCAGCAGTGTCATCATATCACAACCGAGTTTCCATTTTATACGACAACTACGGTATTTATTCGTCGTCGTCAAACCGAAAAATGGCAACGATGCACCAAAGCTTCAAGCCAGTGCGCAGGTCAAATACGTCGCACATTTACGTTGGCGTGACTTGGTATGCGAAAGCAAATCTTACTGAAGTTTCTCGGCTTTATTTGCTTCAAgttaagaaaagtataactggGGTTTGTTTGTTGATGCTGTTTTTAGTCTTTCTCTGAAAGCATTAGTAAATGGAAAAACTGAGGCAAATGTctgtgtaggcctataggtGCAACTACAAAGTAAATTGGTCAGTAGGCTAAAACAAACGGGCAGTAATAAGCGAACGGTGTGGATATTAATTCAGATAAACGGGAATAGTTCTCACTAGCTTATGGTAGCAACGAAACTTAAAGCAAAACTATTCGAAAATCCTAGATCAATCCaacgaaaagaaattttcacgTTTAATGCTTTTCATCTCAAACAGGTAATGGTTATGGGAACCTAGGTATTGCAAAAAATGGAACAGTTTGGACGCACCGTCTTTCTGAGGCCCAGCGAAATCCGATTCTCACGGGAAGAAATTCCTTCGAAATTTGCCGATTACGGCGATCTTCATCGTGTCGTCACGAAACTTATCCTCAATCCGAAACTCATCAACACCATTCCATTGATGACTATCTCAAATAGGAACAACGGGGAATGGCACAGCGAAAACAACCGAAGACTTTACGTATTTCGGGTGCTAGAAAGAAAAGCGGTGGTAGACACAATTCAGGTTTGCCGACATGTCAATATGACAAAAGCTAGTAGCACATATTTTACCATAAGCAACACGTTGTTTCTAAGTCACGAAGTTTTGTTTGTGGTAGCTACTTGAACGCTGTTAGCTTGTAATGCAAACAACTTTGATCAAACGCTCCTGACggaataaaattaattattagcaAATGTTGGCCGATCTTATATGCTCGATTTGCTTTTAaactattttgtttgcttacaGGTGAAAATATCTAATCAAGCAATTTTACCTTTTGTAAGCGACGACGGCTGCCATGTTAGATTGCATGGAAAGGTTAAAGCACTGCCGCATTGCAATTGTAGTAAGTCACCTATTTTTCGATAAAAAGTATGAATGAAAACGGTGATTCAGAGTTGTAATCGGTCCTTACCCAAACTCGAAAACTTATTTGAAGCTTAAATTAGGCCCGAAACTTAAAGTTACCGAATCTATCAAAGTCATCTTTTGATCTCACCATTTTCTTAGTTGCGCGTTGCTCTCTGCGGGAGGTTTGTAGCATTCTGTGCATTCGTGTAAAGCGAAATTACGACGCAAATGTGGCAGAGTGTGAGTATGAACTTGGCCccgaaatttttttaaactgaaaCCCGAAAAGTCGGACCCGACTTACAATTCTATGGTGATTTATACCATCGTTGACCTACAATTCTACTTATCTTAGTTTGTTTTTGGTTGAAATTGGCCCGTAAGCCAGTTTAATTTAATCGACATACAGTCATATGCGTGACGACTTTCTGGCGTAACCTAACTTCCCTTTGCTTGCAGATTTATAACATCCATGGGCAATGGCTAAAGGTGGAAAGAGCAAAGATTACGAAGAAAGTGCATCTTCATTGACAAACAAAGAGCGCTTATTAGTTAGCATTTCATTTAAACACGCAATTGCACTTAGTAAGCAATGTAGTTACATGTCGTAGATCAGCGGATTGGGCATTTAATCGCTTATTCTCGCAGTTGACGATTGTGATCTAGTTGTACTCTCAACCGAGCTTTTGCCTGCAATAGTTTTAGTGATACGCAGTCTGGGTACTAGTTAGTGACTACCTTTCAGTAAAAGCAGTGATTTGTTTCTAAGGCAATTTTCTATAGAAGATTTTAGTTCTTCGAATGTTGCTGACCAACCATCTCACTTGTGATATACGAACAGCAATATTGCCGACTTGCCTGCTCAATTGTGCCATAACGTCTTTGTTtacattatttcattttcatgaGATTAAGCCGCTACGCCTACTTGGCTTCAACTACAATGGAAAAAGCGATACAGTACCATTTACTGCACGGCTGGAACCAAATGTTCAGTAAGAAGCAGAAGAAAAGTCACcaaagcattttatttcagaAACTAATTTCTACATTCTGTTATTTCATTGCATACTACTAATTATGATTacgtaaaaaagtaaaataaaaaaatttaacagcaGATCAAGGATTAGCAGAGCATCAAGCGGatatatgaaaacataattcaacacaaaataaagagctaaaagcaataaaacactctataaattaaaaactttgctaCTTTGTTCTCGAGGTTCGCTTTGTTCGGAAAGCAGTCATCGAGTTACGGGCACCAGCAGGCGAGACGAGGGTCTCTCGTAATTCAGTATTAGTTCGTCGTTTTGCTAAAAAGAGAAGTTTTATACAAGTGCGGGTACTTTAGTGTAGTTTAACTCAACGCTAGCAACTAATCTTAATCATTTTGTTCGAGTTTCAGCGCGTAAATAATTTCAACTAAAACAACTTCCACCTCCGTTACGATTACATTGGCTAGCCAGTATACCTCTACAAGGGTCATTTTTAATGAGAAATTCATCCAAAGCCATCCATCCCCCACCGACTCTTACCATGACAGTACTCTTCAGTATCCTAACCAACCGCAATTGTTGGTTGTCGCCGAACTATCGAAGGAACAAACATTGTTATTGATAAACAGAAGtgaaagaaatgaaaatcCTTTCATGGATCCTTCaacaaactaaaacagttaacaaaaGGCTGCTGTTCTGTTGCATGACTTGTTTAATATGACCAGAAAAGCAGTCTTCTGTTATtggtataaaataatttaagttTGACTGCAGGCTCACCCTGTACTTATTTTCGGCGATTTGTTGTACTCGGAATCTTTTGGAGCATGTGCAGTTGGCCACTTGACGAATGACCTGCGCAAACACAAGATGCGTTGCTTCTATGATGAATTAGTAATAATAACAACTGTGTAAACTGTTAGCGAAAAAGTAGCCTTAGGCTTGACGAGACACGTTAATTGTACTGGAAAGAAAAGCTGAGTGTCGAAAACTTTATAGAAACTGCGAAACGAGGTCAAACCTCATTCTCAATCTTATCTGCATCGGATTCCGCTTTGTACGACTCTTTTACGGGGTAAAGCGCAGAAACAAACTTGTAGTAATCGACCGTCCCATCGCGGTCTTGATCAAACAAGTCGGCAATCTTGTTCATGTCAGATTCGTTTGTAGAAAATTCTGCaatgaaaataattcatttaaGCCTTTGGACTAAGTGCAAAAGGATATTCTAAAAGCCAACCTAACATTCTTTCacaaactactgtataacCTAATACGACGAAAGTGACTTATAGTGAAAATCAACTACTTGATTGCAATATGGCGTTCATGAATTCTTGTCGGGTTATTTTCCCGTCATCGTCTTTATCAATCTCGCGGAATAAATCCATGACTCGGGTCTTCTTGTGTTTCATCCACTTCATGTAACGAGTTCGCCATTTGTCAAACATTTCACTGTTCAACATGTCCTTCTGCAACGAATACATTTACTCAAGTAGGTTGAGGATTTTGATAAATGCATTCGTGGTGTGTTAACCAGTACTGGCAAGTAAAAAGTCACCACTATTTGCTAACAATTGAAAGACCTTGTGAGCATCATCTGTCGCCTCCTGCAGTTTTCTTTGTCTTTCAATCGCCATTAAAGAGACTCTCTGCCATCGTTTATGCAATGCTTCACACTGATCTTTCATTGGGCTCGGTGCGTCGTCTTTAAATGCACACCAAAACGGATTATATAACAGAATTATATAACTTACCAAAACAATTATATAACAGAAAGTAATTATTTCACTGAAAGTAGAATACGCAGCCCGTTGTTTAAGATAGACGGTTAGGTTAagaaaatgtgtattaaaaaagttgattttagctatttaaggttttactgaagttagatttaggttatgttataatatttacgttcggttaacaagaaactttaaaaaatagcttcgaatgCACGATTTTTTCCCGTGAAACAGTGGCAGCTTACAATGCTTTAACAGTAAGATTGTTACACAATTGTGTCGAAGTTGCTCACTGTTCTATACTTGTAAAGGTAATAAAAACGTCCATCGAAATCAAGATTAGTCACACGCCATAAAAGTCGTGTACCTGTTGCAAGTATCTTCGGATTTGCGCCGTCGTGCTTCACGGTAGCAGGCTGGAACTTTTTAGCAGAGTGCAAGGATTTGAGCTTTTCATAACCAGGCTGAAGGGCAAACATCTCATTCTGAAACGCTTGTAACTCGGCGGTTAGGctaacacaaaaaaaacaaaaccatttcAGTTAAAAACTCAAACCGGCTAAGTAGCTTAACATTCAAGACTAAAATCAACGTAAAATAATAAATCCATCAAAATACTAACTACAGAAAGATAAAATACAGGTATTTCTAGCAAATTTGAGATCTCTTATCGCAAATGACTGTTGCATACCTTTCTATATTATCTGGCGTGATGGgttgtttgtttctttcctTTAATGTCTGCTCGGCTGAATCGAGCCAAGTGTTGAGCTTCTCAAGAAGAAGATTATTTTTCTCAATTTCTTGGATCGCTTCCTCCAGTTCTTCTgaatattttgaacttttcgCCAAAACCTACAAAATTCAACCAAAAATATAACGGTCCGATATACAAATCTATACGGCAATGCTGCTTATTGTCACATTGCAAGTAACAGTATCGCTTTAACAACTTGTCTTTGCACTTTGCAGCACCCGACATAAGCGTATCTCAAAAAGATGCAGTTAAATTTCTGTCGGAAATTATAGGGTTTCGCACCTGATTCCATCTTGCTTGAAGAACCTTAATCAATTGACGAACGGGCATTATTGCATCAGGATGGGCTTTGTCCAGGATAGACTTGGCCAGGTCAAGCACTCGCTCAAGCTCGCCTTGTTTCTCTTTAAAATTTACTATGACGTCTTGATACAAAAGCTTTGCTTCCTGGAGAAAATACAGCTATTAACATTTGTTAGCATTATGTCATTTTACATACACTAGTCACATTTATCTGGAATATTGAAGCTACGTGCATGTAACATAGCGATAAGGAATTGCACCATCAGACTACCTGAAGCTGAAATTCGTCTTTTGCCAGAGGTTGCTGTAAGTGAAGATTGCTCTCAACTTCTGCCAAGCCGTGTAAAAGCCTTTGCGATGATTTGTGCAGTTCCTTTGCCTAAATAATGGGGTGGTAtcggaaatttttcaaataaatacaacacaCTTCAAATACTCTGTCACCTACAATCTACTAATTAATGTAATCTATTAACAATCTACCACcatttttgcaagaaaaatgtttcgaGCCACTTTGTCAAAATTAACCTCTTTTTGTGCCTCATCCAGCATAACTTGCTTTTTATCAACCAAGATCGTCACCACATTCCATCGATCGATTAGTTCCTAAAATGAACCAATTTAAGTCACGTTTAAGTGTTAACCTGGGTCTGTTCTTTTATGTGAAAGAATTTACGATGGTTTACCTGCATTTGATCATTCACCCAAGAATCTCCTTGTATGCTTCTCAGTGACTCTTGCAAGGCAACGACGGTCGAATGTCTTGAGCTTAGTTCTTTCTTAAGAATCTGTCACagaaaaaagtaacaaaaatcaaaattttgaaattggaATTAGATCATATTGACATAAAAGATAACGTACCTTGTGTTTTTTCATCAGCGACTCAACTATATGAATCTCTCCATGCACATTTTCACCATTCGACAGAATTGGTTCCACCTTGTGTAACCATTCCATCAGTGACTGGAGAGAATCGCGGAATTGTATTGAAAATATAACAGCATCTTCAAGACCTTTTTGCCTACATAAGTAATATGATGTAAAAAAGATTATAAAAGGATGCAATAAAAGGCTTCTTTCCATAAGACAGAAAAAGTTTGACCATGTTAGAATTAATTgaatatgaaagaaaatgtttgaattctTGCTTATACATTTTACCTGTTATGTGACTCTTGTTGTAAATCTGTCCATTCTTTCTTTAGATGTTCCAAATCATGAttgattttttctttatcattTTCGATCGTAGCTTTCCCAAGCAGCACAGCACCAGATCTTAACACTGCATCATAGACTGGCTTTCTAGATGCCAGGGCGCATTCGAATTCCTGCGTGATGCCACATTGAAATTAATAAAGTaacaaagtttaatttaaGCTCAACCATATCCCAAACACAACCCACTTTGTGAGCCTGGATTTGAGCTTTTGCGTAATCACAGTCAGCATCGTACAGGGGTTGGTTGGTGTCAAGCTGGGTCTTTGCAGATTGGATCCATTTCTGAAGGTCATCTAAGCCGTCTTGAAACTAATGTTGAACTTAGAATTTACTGTCTTTACACAATTGTATTTCTACTACAACAAATTCTCTGAAATGTGTGGGGTAATACTTAATAATAGTATGTATTACTACAATAATAGTATGTATGGTAATacataatataatattatagAGCAGTATATATTCAAAGAGTTAACTGTAAGTTAAGAGTTAAGCATCTAATTCAATTAGTTGCAAAACTGACAACAATATCCCTTGACTTATAAGTTGAGTAAATTTAATGAATTCTTAATTAATGTTTGTACTAACCTGTTTTGACTTTTTGTGAATATCTGATAATATAGTTCCGTGAGATGTCACACCAGATATGAGCTTCTCCCAtctaaaaaagaaaagtttttaaaacatgaaatGGCGATAATGCGAAAAAGACATTAATAGTTTAAAACCTTAAACTAATTTGTTCACCTGGCATGTATTGAGAGAAGCAAATTTTTGATAAGAACCCCATCTTGCTTTTgagaaaacaactttaaacgAGCGCCCATTTTATCGAGTTCAAGCAACTTGAATCTGTGTTCCTGAACAATCTCCTCAAAATCCTAAACATCAGTTATATTTTAAATAGCACATActcaaacagaaaaaaaaaatgaaacaaaatgaatCCCAATCTGACACCGGTAACACCGTACCTGATGTTCTTGCAGCTGTCTTGCGATTTCATCCTTTATGACAGATATTGCCGATTTGTTAAAAGCAACAACAGTCTTTTCAGCCTGACCAAGCCACTGCATGAAGTACTGCAACTGCTCGTGAAAGATGGTGGCATCCCTTAACGTTTCTTCtaactttgactgaaatcgtTGTGAAAAGTGTGTACTAATATGACTAAAATAAGAGCGTATACTAGGCTCAACCCCTGTAGGCATTCAGTGAAATTAGTAATgtatgataaaaataaaccaCGTAAAACTAAACTATTATAAAGatgattgaaaataaaacaaaatttatttgtggGGTTTAGTACATTAACTTATTATGACATTGTGAGTCTAAAACTAAAACATGATCAATTTAAAACATGCAATgaataaagtaaataaaacaacataaacTTGCACACTTTTCGCTTTTCGCCATCATTAGCAAGGATGTCCAACATATCTTTTACACCCAAATCGTCAATGTCATTTTCATGCAATAGGTTAGATAATTCCACTTTCTTAGCCTCCACTTCTTTCATGAAAGACTAATGTCACCAGAAAgtgttaaaacatttaaataagTATGCAATGATACATGACAGGTTTATTTCCCGATATTCTAATGTCATGATATTGTAAGAAACAGATCTTGTGGCTAAACCTACCATGTGTTTGGTCAATTGTTCTTGAGCTGTTTCTGGTAAACCACCATACTGTGTCAAATTAgccatttcattttgtttttcttccaCCCACTGTGCAATATGTACCAGTTGCGCCTTTAACAATTCACTCTGAAGCAAAAGCATAACGAGCTGGTAATAgtactttttaatttacacATAATCTTAAACAGTAATATTAATGCAAAAGAAGTTATTTACTTACAAAGCAAACAAGTTAAGGGCAGAAATAGGAAATTTAGACAGAAACCTGTTTTTGAATGGAGTCCAATTTTTCCTGATTTAGCCTCTCTATTTCTTGTGCAAAATTACGCTTTTTCGTTTCCAGCAAAGTATTAGCTACCTTCCACATATTTTCAATCTGCAATAACCCATCAGCAAGTTTATTTCATAGTATCttttaaattaacttaattcCTTTGGaactttattgtttaaaatttaaatttacatcTTCTAGTATCATTTTGACACAGGACAAATCAAATCCGCTCGGAGAATTTAACTTCTTGCACTCGTTGTAAGCCATGTGTAAGCTGTTCATCTCCAGCTCTATATCATCCATTTTTTTAAACCGAGGCTTGAAATAGAaagaaattgataaaaatcaATTCAGCAAAGCAAGATCAAATATGGGCTCTCGGTTTAGCTATGCTTGTTTTAAAGTGAAGTCCCACTATTTTGTCACCTCTTGTAACTGAATATCTTCCCGTAATTGTTCAACGTCTTTCACATTAGGTGAATAGTTTGAAATTGCTTGTTTGGTAGTGTTTAGTTCATCAACCAAAGCCTCGGATAGTGCACTGCAAAACCAAGACAAGAAAACGAACATAACAAATAtcataaaagaaaaaggtgGAACTACAGTGAGTATTCGTAACTTTCAAGCTGAAAGGGCCCATTGAAGTTACTCTGAACTGTCAAAGCGGGTTAGTAAAGTTAGTGGCAAAAATTCACGAACATAAGAATGGGTACTGCCTTGacattttgtttgcaattaaTACAACTGCGCCAATTAAGCACCAAAATCAATTTATAATATGCAAGACAGTATGAGCAAGTAGACGTTGTTATgataaaaaaagatttttcaaaTCCATTTGGATTAATGAACACAATTCATGCCATGACAtagacaaaaacattttgaattgACTAAAATTTTAGGTAAGCTTTCACTGTATCTTACTTGAACTGTTCCAAGCGCTGAAGTCCTACTTTGTTTTGATCACAGTGCTCACCCAGAAGACTTTCAATTGCTTTCACCCTTACTTCCATATCTGTCATTTTCATGTCAATTTctgagaaaaaaaaaacaaaaaatgtcaaaaattacACAACAGAAGAATTTAATCTGTAAATGTTACGGCTTAAAATATATGcaagaaaaaaaacagtaatGTCTCATATACCTTGGGTAAGTTCATTACAATTTACACTTGTTAACAACGTATTAAGTTTCCCTGCTTCCTGTTTGAGATTTTCAAAATGAGACTCTAAAGGTTTTTCTGTCTTGAGTTGCTAAATATTAAATAGTTCAAGTCATAGGTTGGGTCATTAGCATTAAAACAACCACTACGCTAAACGTGGTATAAAACAAATGAATCAATCACTCAAAGCACAAACTTCTTAAATAGTATGCACACAAGATAACCTTCAACCAACATAGTTCTATCTTTACCTTTTATTTcctgaaatataaaaatgaacATCAGCACGTACCTCCAAGTGATTAATTCTTTGATTGATATGTTCATGCTCGAGCAAAACTGATCCAAGTGCATTTAAGTGACGTTGGAGCTCCCTTACGGCTTTGCTTAAGGCCTCGTAATCAGTGCTGaactaaaattataaaataaacattttaaaaaatctcTGAGAAAGCATACCGTGTTATTGTCACATAGTTTTTGACATAAAACTAACAGAATTGTAAAGACAATCGGCGGCTTCAAGAGCTGAAAGTGTATCTTGACAAATTTGAACAGTCTGGTCGTAATCCACTGATGCTTTATTTGTAAGGTTGCTAATATTTCCTCCAATGTCGGAAAATTGGGGACCTATTAAttaaagtacagtataatatctGTAGTGCCGGCAATAAAAATAGTGAATTAATTGCATATAGCACCCTCCGTTTAAACAACTAACCCAAAACAGATTGCAATTCCATCTTAAGTTCATTCAGTGTGTCAACAAGGGACTTGTATTCTGGCAATTTCATGCactttttctgcaaaattcAACACATATATTGCAGATTATTTATATAGTAATAATCAGGAAGGTTGTCATGCAAAAActgaattttaaaataatatacttgaaagtattttttaaaccATTGGAGAAGAGACTTATTTTCCATAATAATAGTTCAAGCAAAAAACTGTATATCAGTCCTCCACGATAGGTGATCTGCTTTTTGAACTACTCACGCGAGTTGTTTCCAGTTCATATTTTAGAGGATTTTTCTTTGGTTCATCTCCATCAACATTCATATCATGAATGAAACTGACAAGGTTTTCATACGATTCGAGCCACTTCAGCACAAGGGAAATCGCCAAACATGTTCTGTTCATATGCTCCTCTTTTGCCGTCACTACACCCGAAAATGCAGCTTCCCATTTCTCCAAGAGTTCCTGAAAATGTTGGTATATACTGAGCACAAAGTTAATTCACTGCACGAATGCAC contains the following coding sequences:
- the LOC143448989 gene encoding uncharacterized protein LOC143448989 isoform X1, whose translation is MEQFGRTVFLRPSEIRFSREEIPSKFADYGDLHRVVTKLILNPKLINTIPLMTISNRNNGEWHSENNRRLYVFRVLERKAVVDTIQVKISNQAILPFVSDDGCHVRLHGKVKALPHCNCIARCSLREVCSILCIRVKRNYDANVAEYL
- the LOC143448989 gene encoding uncharacterized protein LOC143448989 isoform X2 encodes the protein MEQFGRTVFLRPSEIRFSREEIPSKFADYGDLHRVVTKLILNPKLINTIPLMTISNRNNGEWHSENNRRLYVFRVLERKAVVDTIQVKISNQAILPFVSDDGCHVRLHGKVKALPHCNCNL